Proteins encoded in a region of the Syngnathus typhle isolate RoL2023-S1 ecotype Sweden linkage group LG20, RoL_Styp_1.0, whole genome shotgun sequence genome:
- the LOC133144663 gene encoding ETS domain-containing transcription factor ERF-like, translated as MKTPGDPGFAFPEWAYKPESSPGSRQIQLWHFILELLRKEEYHDVIAWQGDYGEFVIKDPDEVARLWGARKCKPQMNYDKLSRALRYYYNKRILHKTKGKRFTYKFNFNKLVLVNYPFIDMGSGRGVPQSAPPIPSGGTHFRFPPSTPSDVLSSSEELRSPGVFSNVARRMARGSVSDCSDGTSTNSELEEAVGAEERGAGPDRAFRGLLPPRLSHESLFRLYGGGPNPAGLPRPHRVHPEPLSPFPVSPLPGPGGLLAPTLSPALSMTPTPHLPYTPSPSLPSPMMGSHFSFNPEDMKHYLQAHTQSVYNYHLSPRAFLHYPNIVIPQPHRPTPEKPAPHHLHAASLALSHSLGGQPGGSAGEEAFKFKLQPPPLGRKQREAGSSPAAASSSSSAAGQSSLFTAAPKIKVEPISDIESEEEVEVTDISEEDELNPEDDDIFAPVPNHQLHNQLKASGSPPTPYLQPPSHPDDNPGPDYDDEEEVFKTPATPPLSAGHSAFPLLSLKTEPAPAASAVTRCIPLKLRFKRRWSEDQKMEADGERDEAEDKKVRAEGREEVEEREGSVDNEGGRGLILGLMMPPPPTQRRASSELQRATAQLSLENASC; from the exons ATGAAGACCCCGGGGGACCCGG GGTTCGCCTTCCCCGAGTGGGCCTACAAGCCTGAGTCGAGCCCGGGATCACGGCAGATCCAGCTGTGGCACTTCATCCTAGAACTGTTGCGCAAGGAGGAGTACCACGACGTCATCGCCTGGCAGGGCGACTACGGCGAGTTTGTCATCAAGGACCCGGACGAGGTGGCCCGCCTGTGGGGTGCCCGCAAGTGCAAGCCGCAGATGAACTACGACAAGCTGAGCCGCGCCCTCAG GTACTACTACAACAAGAGGATCCTCCACAAGACCAAAGGCAAGCGCTTCACCTACAAGTTCAACTTCAACAAACTGGTGCTGGTCAACTACCCCTTCATCGACATGGGCTCAG GTCGCGGCGTCCCTCAGAGCGCCCCACCCATCCCGAGCGGGGGCACCCACTTCCGCTTCCCCCCCTCAACGCCATCGGACGTGCTGTCGTCCAGCGAGGAGCTTCGCAGTCCGGGCGTGTTCAGCAACGTGGCGCGTCGCATGGCCCGCGGCTCTGTCAGCGACTGCAGCGACGGCACCTCCACCAACTCTGAGCTCGAGGAGGCGGTGGGGGCCGAAGAGCGGGGCGCGGGGCCCGATAGGGCTTTCCGAGGGCTCCTCCCACCCCGCCTGTCTCACGAGTCTCTCTTCAGGCTCTACGGTGGCGGGCCTAACCCGGCGGGGTTACCCAGACCTCATAGGGTCCACCCAGAGCCTCTTTCTCCCTTCCCCGTGTCCCCTCTGCCAGGCCCTGGGGGGCTGCTGGCGCCGACTCTGTCCCCGGCCCTCTCCATGACCCCCACCCCACACCTGCCTTACACGCCCTCCCcgtccctcccctcccccatgATGGGCTCCCACTTCTCCTTCAACCCGGAGGACATGAAGCACTACCTTCAGGCCCACACCCAGTCTGTCTACAACTACCACCTCAGCCCCCGCGCCTTCCTCCACTACCCCAACATCGTTATCCCGCAGCCCCACCGCCCCACCCCGGAGAAGCCAGCCCCCCACCATCTTCACGCCGCGTCCCTGGCACTCTCCCATTCGCTGGGAGGGCAGCCGGGGGGCAGCGCGGGTGAGGAGGCCTTCAAGTTTAAGCTGCAGCCGCCACCTCTCGGACGCAAACAGAGGGAGGCGGGAAGCTCGCCGGCGGcggcgtcctcctcctcctcggcggCCGGACAGTCCTCCTTGTTCACGGCTGCGCCCAAGATCAAG GTGGAACCCATATCCGACATTGAGTCAGAGGAGGAAGTGGAAGTGACCGACATCAGCGAGGAAGATGAGCTGAACCCCGAAGATGATGACATCTTTGCACCCGTACCCAATCATCAGCTCCACAATCAATTAAAGGCCAGTggtagcccccccaccccctaccTGCAGCCGCCCTCTCACCCCGACGACAACCCGGGCCCGGACTACGATGACGAGGAAGAAGTCTTCAAGACTCCGGCCACTCCGCCTCTCAGCGCGGGCCACTCGGCATTCCCGCTGCTCAGTCTGAAGACGGAGCCGGCCCCGGCGGCCTCCGCTGTCACCCGCTGCATTCCGCTCAAGCTGCGCTTCAAGCGGCGCTGGAGCGAGGACCAGAAAATGGAGGCGGACGGCGAGCGGGACGAGGCCGAAGACAAAAAGGTGAGAGCTGAGGGACGCGAGGAGGTAGAGGAGAGGGAGGGCTCGGTAGACAACGAGGGAGGACGGGGTCTGATTTTGGGCTTGATGATGCCCCCGCCGCCCACCCAGCGCAGAGCCAGCTCAGAGCTGCAGAGAGCCACTGCCCAGTTGTCTCTGGAGAACGCCAGCTGCTGA
- the pou2f2a gene encoding POU domain, class 2, transcription factor 1 encodes MFVPLPVPFVFQRTASDFSAWRLKSSLAPRSSPDIRMSKAEEEKAGPDYPADGSDSNRNSPDDQVGLQIFLPMESSPFRLSPTPGSKVKAEGSCEMTCSAVLASSQQQQQQQQQQAQAQAQHHHTQLMLAGSQLAGLAALLPAQQQLLLQQAQAQLLAAAVQQSNAAHAAHAAHAAHAAAQQQQHQSQTSQQQQQAAKQEMTVQAPPPQLALSQPIQLTAQDIQQLLQLQQLVLMPGHPLQSPAQFLLSQPPPQTQQQQQQALLSTANLIQLPQQSSTSLLTTTPRLSLQAQREKSSDAAGNINAPPASTGISGVGSAAVGSSSGSAAAMAASLNSALTAGSHAGHLGEEPSDLEELEQFARTFKQRRIKLGFTQGDVGVAMGKLYGNDFSQTTISRFEALNLSFKNMCKLKPLLEKWLGDAETMAVDSMLPSPSSISSPLLGLEGLAGRRRKKRTSIETNVRVALERNFNTNQKPTSEEILLMAEQLNMEKEVIRVWFCNRRQKEKRINPASSSTPPLPGQTSPAVTHKAPCYSPHMISSPGISQGSSSLSTTAAALSPSPVSSVAAGFTSSSLTPPPHSTASPAPPGLGSHGLNTGNTMMGVSTGMNQALMSSNPLATMQALAASGGQLSIMEASAGHMILGSGHGGVPHSLRPSLFLNRPGLLPMATGAISMVTASPPTMGLVSGPGGGAPRLAFAQSSPAGAAHLLGPPSGPEDSPCSSPASFCSFSEASPPPLGGAMAE; translated from the exons ATATCAGGATGTCCAAAGCAGAGGAAGAGAAGGCCGGACCGGACTACCCCGCCGACGGCTCAG ACTCTAACAGAAATAGTCCAGATGACCAGGTGGgtcttcaaatattttta CCGATGGAAAGCAGCCCGTTCAGACTCTCGCCCACACCAGGcagcaag GTTAAGGCGGAAGGGAGTTGTGAGATGACCTGCAGCGCTGTGCTGGCATcttctcagcagcagcagcaacagcagcaacagcaggcaCAAGCGCAGGCGCAGCACCATCACACGCAGCTGATGCTGGCTGGCAGTCAGCTGGCGGGG CTGGCCGCACTCCTGCCGGCCCAGCAGCAGCTGCTCCTGCAGCAGGCCCAAGCTCAGCTCCTGGCGGCTGCTGTCCAGCAGTCCAACGCTGCACACGCCGCTCATGCCGCGCACGCTGCTCACGCCGCCGCCCAGCAACAGCAGCACCAGAGCCAAAcatctcagcagcagcagcaagccgCCAAACAGGAAATGACTGTGCAAGCTCCTCCGCCGCAGCTGGCCCTCTCTCAGCCAATCCAGCTCACAGCGCAG GACATCCAGCAGCTGCTCCAGCTCCAACAGCTGGTTCTCATGCCAGGCCACCCGCTCCAGTCCCCGGCCCAGTTTCTCCTGTCGCAGCCGCCCCCCCAGActcagcaacagcagcaacaag CTTTGCTCTCCACAGCAAATCTTATCCAGCTACCTCAGCAAAGCTCGACGAGCCTGTTGACCACGACGCCCCGCCTGAGCCTCCAGGCGCAG AGGGAGAAAAGCAGCGATGCTGCTGGAAACATCAACGCCCCACCAGCGTCCACGGGCATCAGCGGCGTGGGCTCGGCGGCGGTCGGGTCTTCGTCCGGCTCGGCCGCCGCCATGGCGGCCTCCCTGAACTCGGCCTTGACAGCCGGGAGCCACGCTGGCCACCTGGGGGAGGAGCCCAGCGACCTGGAGGAGCTGGAACAGTTTGCTCGCACGTTCAAGCAGCGACGCATCAAGCTGGGATTCACACAG GGCGACGTGGGCGTCGCCATGGGTAAACTGTACGGCAACGACTTCAGCCAGACCACTATCTCGCGCTTTGAGGCCCTCAACCTGAGCTTCAAGAACATGTGCAAGCTCAAGCCTCTACTGGAGAAGTGGCTCGGGGACGCAG AGACCATGGCAGTGGACAGCATGCTGCCCAGCCCCTCTTCCATCTCCTCCCCCCTGCTGGGCTTGGAGGGCCTGGCGGGCCGACGCCGGAAGAAGCGCACCAGCATCGAGACCAACGTGCGCGTGGCATTGGAGCGCAATTTCAACACG AACCAGAAGCCTACCTCGGAGGAGATCCTACTGATGGCCGAACAGCTCAACATGGAGAAGGAGGTGATCCGCGTGTGGTTCTGCAACCGGCGGCAGAAAGAGAAGCGCATCAACCCCGCCAGCAGCAGCACGCCGCCGCTGCCCGGCCAGACCTCGCCCGCCGTCACGCACAAAGCCCCCTGCTACAGCCCACACATG ATATCCAGTCCAGGTATCTCTCAGGGCAGCAGCAGCCTCAGCACAACAG CTGCCGCTTTGTCACCGTCGCCCGTCAGCTCTGTGGCAGCAGGTTTCACCTCCTCTTCTTTGACTCCGCCCCCTCATAGCACAGCCAGCCCCGCCCCTCCTGGTCTGGGTTCTCACGGCCTCAACACTGG AAACACAATGATGGGAGTAAGCACAGGAATGAACCAGGCGCTCATGAGCAGCAATCCGTTGGCTACCATGCAAG CACTGGCAGCCAGCGGTGGTCAGCTGTCAATCATGGAGGCTAGTGCGGGTCATATGATTCTGGGCAGTGGCCATGGCGGGGTACCGCATTCGCTGCGCCCCTCGCTCTTCCTCAACCGCCCGGGCCTGCTGCCCATGGCGACGGGCGCCATCTCCATGGTGACGGCGTCCCCGCCCACCATGGGGCTGGTGAGTGGCCCGGGAGGGGGCGCGCCCCGGCTGGCCTTCGCCCAGTCTTCGCCCGCCGGCGCCGCTCACCTCCTGGGCCCGCCCTCGGGCCCGGAAGACTCGCCCTGCTCCAGCCCCGCTTCGTTCTGTTCCTTCAGCGAAGCCTCGCCGCCGCCCCTGGGCGGGGCTATGGCCGAGTGA